In the Mytilus trossulus isolate FHL-02 chromosome 1, PNRI_Mtr1.1.1.hap1, whole genome shotgun sequence genome, one interval contains:
- the LOC134707415 gene encoding beta-1,3-galactosyltransferase brn-like: MLFRQKCRLFAIRRYKSHFLMAIFVSSCLLFLLKHTFIVVQNNCIYCSISNKHVQKIVSEIYTNGSTAEQPVNPTNVDYIYKPLDVCELRNGPDFLLVLVKSDAANIARRLSIRQTWGNISHPRIKVIYLLGYYSVVQDMIDLESNTYEDILQGDFVDIYDNNMNKTAMAYQYAVENCVNTQFLFFVDDDFFINILKINKFLATLSIADKSQLFRGFVISGMTPYRNKSSKWYLSHEEYPYDIFPTYLAGGAILMSMTIAKLLRTTFPYLKYIHIDDVYLGIVALKLDLEVQNDERFILSYTQPLRLKNMFASHGYGDHRQLLIIWEIFLTSMSFNSSSDLNIELHRRMLKKLKF; this comes from the coding sequence ATGTTATTTCGTCAAAAGTGTCGTCTTTTTGCCATTCGAAGATATAAATCTCATTTTCTGATGGCAATATTTGTTTCATcgtgtttattatttttattgaaacacACGTTTATAGTGgttcaaaataattgtatatattgttCCATATCAAATAAACATGTTCAAAAAATCGTTTCTGAAATTTACACAAATGGATCTACAGCCGAACAACCCGTTAATCCAACCAATGTCGATTATATTTACAAACCGCTTGATGTCTGTGAACTCCGAAATGGACCGGATTTCTTATTAGTGTTAGTGAAATCGGATGCTGCAAATATTGCTCGTCGATTATCCATCCGACAAACATGGGGGAATATATCACATCCAcgtataaaagttatatatctTCTAGGATATTACAGTGTTGTGCAGGATATGATTGATTTAGAATCTAATACATATGAAGATATTTTACAGGGAGATTTTGTTGACATTTACGATAACAATATGAACAAAACAGCTATGGCATACCAGTATGCTGTTGAAAATTGTGTTAATACTCAGTTTCTGTTCTTCGTAGATGATgattttttcataaacattttgaaaataaataagtttttagCAACATTATCTATAGCTGATAAATCCCAATTGTTTAGAGGTTTTGTCATAAGTGGTATGACGCCGTATAGGAACAAATCTTCGAAATGGTACTTAAGTCACGAGGAATATCCGTATGACATTTTCCCGACGTACCTTGCCGGTGGTGCTATTCTCATGTCGATGACTATTGCTAAGTTATTAAGAACGACATTCccatatttaaaatacattcaTATTGACGATGTTTACCTTGGAATCGTGGCTTTGAAACTGGATCTTGAAGTACAAAATGATGAAAGATTCATTCTTTCGTATACACAACCTCTGCGCTTGAAGAATATGTTTGCATCTCATGGATATGGAGACCATAGACAACTCTTGATTATCTGGGAAATCTTTCTAACTTCAATGTCTTTTAATTCGTCATCGGATCTCAATATAGAGTTACATAGAAGAATGCTAAAAAAGCTTAAGTTTTAG